A DNA window from Hevea brasiliensis isolate MT/VB/25A 57/8 chromosome 2, ASM3005281v1, whole genome shotgun sequence contains the following coding sequences:
- the LOC110634531 gene encoding protein TRANSPORT INHIBITOR RESPONSE 1, with protein sequence MLRMASSFPEEVLEHVFSFIYDDKDRNAISMVCKSWYEIERWCRRRIFVGNCYAVSPPMVIRRFPEVRSVELKGKPHFADFNLVPEGWGGYVYPWIAAMATAYPWLEEIRLKRMVVTDEALELIAKSFKNFKVLVLSSCEGFSTDGLAAIAANCRNLKELDLRESEVDDLSGHWLSHFPDSYTSLVSLNISCLGSEVSFSALERLVGRCPNLRTLRLNRAVPLDRLANILCRAPQLVELGTGTYSAELQPDVFSSLAGAFSGCKELRSLSGFWDAVPGYLPAIYPICPSLTSLNLSYATIQSTDLTKLVSQCQSLQRLWVLDYIEDIGLEALAAFCKDLRELRVFPSEPFAQEPNVSLTEQGLVSVSEGCPKLHSVLYFCRQMTNDALATIARNRPNMTRFRLCIIEPRAPDYITLQPLDDGFGAIVEHCKDLQRLSMAGLLTDRVFEHIGNHAKKLEMLSVAFAGDSDLGLHHVLSGCENLRKLEIRDCPFGDKALLVNAAKLETMRSLWMSSCSVSFGACKLLGQKIPRLNVEVMDERGPPGSRPESCPVEKLYIYRTVAGPRFDMPGFVWTMDEDSALRLS encoded by the exons ATGTTGAGAATGGCGAGCTCCTTCCCTGAGGAGGTGCTGGAGCACGTGTTCTCCTTCATTTACGATGACAAGGACCGGAACGCGATATCGATGGTGTGCAAGTCCTGGTACGAGATAGAGAGGTGGTGCCGGAGGAGGATTTTCGTCGGGAACTGTTACGCTGTGAGTCCGCCAATGGTGATTAGGAGATTTCCAGAGGTGAGATCGGTTGAGCTTAAAGGGAAGCCGCACTTCGCGGATTTCAATCTCGTCCCCGAAGGTTGGGGTGGTTATGTTTACCCTTGGATCGCGGCCATGGCTACAGCATACCCCTGGCTTGAGGAGATCAGGTTGAAGAGAATGGTGGTTACGGATGAGGCTTTGGAGCTGATTGCTAAGTCCTTCAAGAATTTCAAGGTTTTGGTGCTTTCTTCATGTGAGGGTTTCTCTACTGATGGACTTGCCGCCATCGCTGCCAATTGCAG GAATCTGAAGGAGCTGGATTTGCGGGAGAGTGAGGTGGATGATCTTAGTGGGCATTGGTTGAGCCACTTTCCTGACTCGTACACATCACTGGTTTCTCTTAACATTTCCTGCTTAGGGTCTGAGGTGAGTTTCTCGGCCCTAGAGCGCCTGGTGGGTCGGTGCCCCAATTTGAGGACTCTTCGGCTCAACCGTGCTGTGCCTCTTGACAGGCTTGCTAACATTCTTTGCAGGGCGCCCCAGCTGGTTGAGTTGGGCACAGGCACCTACTCAGCTGAGCTGCAGCCTGATGTCTTCTCAAGCCTAGCTGGAGCTTTTTCTGGGTGCAAGGAACTGAGAAGTTTATCTGGGTTTTGGGATGCGGTCCCAGGTTACCTTCCGGCAATTTATCCTATTTGCCCTAGCCTAACATCACTGAATTTGAGCTATGCCACTATCCAAAGCACTGATCTTACTAAGCTTGTTAGTCAGTGTCAAAGTTTGCAGCGCCTATGG GTTCTGGATTACATTGAGGATATTGGACTTGAAGCTCTTGCAGCATTTTGCAAGGACCTGCGAGAACTGAGGGTTTTCCCATCTGAGCCGTTTGCCCAGGAACCAAATGTATCCTTGACAGAACAGGGCCTTGTCTCTGTTTCTGAGGGCTGCCCTAAGCTTCACTCAGTTTTGTACTTTTGCCGTCAAATGACTAATGATGCCTTGGCAACAATTGCCAGGAACCGTCCAAACATGACTCGCTTTCGTCTTTGTATTATTGAACCGCGAGCCCCTGATTACATAACCCTTCAGCCATTAGATGATGGTTTTGGAGCCATTGTTGAACACTGCAAGGACCTCCAGCGGCTTTCCATGGCAGGTCTTCTCACTGATCGTGTGTTTGAGCATATTGGAAATCATGCGAAAAAGCTAGAGATGCTATCTGTAGCATTTGCTGGAGATAGTGATCTGGGACTCCATCATGTGCTGTCTGGGTGTGAAAACCTTCGCAAACTAGAGATTCGAGATTGCCCCTTTGGGGACAAGGCTCTTTTGGTCAATGCTGCAAAGCTGGAGACAATGCGATCCCTTTGGATGTCTTCTTGCTCAGTGAGTTTTGGAGCATGTAAGCTGCTAGGTCAGAAGATACCTAGGCTCAATGTTGAAGTTATGGATGAGAGGGGACCTCCGGGTTCAAGGCCAGAAAGTTGTCCTGTTGAGAAGCTTTACATTTATAGGACTGTGGCTGGGCCTCGATTTGACATGCCTGGTTTTGTTTGGACAATGGATGAAGATTCTGCATTGAGGCTTTCTTGA
- the LOC110634537 gene encoding bidirectional sugar transporter N3-like, with protein MALHDPRLVLVFGLLGNVLSFLVYLAPLPTFYKIFKKKSTQEFQSLPYSVALFSAMLMLYYASLKPHAFMLITINSLGCVIETIYLVIYIIYAAKNSRIYTLKLLISFNLVAYAMIIGLTSLFSHGFEKMNVVGWISVVFSVSVYAAPLSIMRLVVKTKSVEYMPFSLSLALTICATCWLGYGLAVDDYFIATPNVLGFLLGLVQMILYLIYKNRKNEILPKTNSQELAISEHQTRKDGNSNKTSLNQPEEAARDGERIANKAVESTELEV; from the exons ATGGCATTGCATGATCCTCGCCTAGTTCTTGTCTTTGGTCTTCTGG GCAATGTGTTGTCCTTCCTCGTATATTTGGCTCCATT GCCAActttttacaaaattttcaagaaaaaatCGACACAAGAATTCCAATCCTTACCATATTCAGTAGCACTGTTTAGTGCCATGTTAATGCTGTATTATGCCTCTTTGAAGCCACATGCATTTATGCTGATTACAATTAACTCCCTCGGTTGCGTCATTGAAACCATCTATCtcgtcatttacataatatatgcaGCCAAGAACTCCAGG ATTTATACCTTGAAGCTACTTATCTCATTCAACTTGGTGGCATATGCAATGATCATAGGATTGACATCCCTGTTCTCACATGGCTTTGAGAAGATGAATGTTGTTGGATGGATCTCTGTCGTCTTCTCTGTCTCTGTCTATGCTGCTCCTCTTAGTATCatg cGGCTTGTTGTAAAAACAAAGAGCGTAGAATACATGCCCTTTTCACTGTCACTTGCATTGACTATCTGTGCGACTTGCTGGTTGGGATATGGCCTTGCTGTGGACGATTACTTTATCGCT ACACCAAATGTACTAGGATTCTTGCTTGGATTAGTTCAGATGATACTGTACTTGATCTACAAGAACAGAAAGAATGAGATCTTGCCTAAAACCAACTCACAAGAACTAGCAATTAGCGAGCATCAAACGAGAAAAGATGGAAACTCTAATAAAACCAGCTTGAATCAACCAGAAGAAGCTGCAAGGGATGGTGAAAGAATAGCTAACAAAGCAGTAGAATCAACTGAACTCGAAGTGTGA
- the LOC110634546 gene encoding membrane-anchored ubiquitin-fold protein 3 isoform X2: MAEGAEQIELKFRIYDGTDIGHSTYASSMTVGTLKQRLVTEWPRDKTVLPKSVNDLKLIHAGKILENSKTLADSRITYGDLPAGVITMHVLVQPPAAKKKMAESGMAQQVLLDILVG; the protein is encoded by the exons ATGGCTGAAGGAGCAGAGCAAATTGAGCTTAAATTCCGCATTTATGACGGAACAGATATAGGGCATAGTACTTATGCGTCATCAATGACTGTTGGAACTCTGAAGCAAAGGCTAGTTACAGAGTGGCCCCGAG ATAAAACAGTATTACCCAAGtcagtaaatgatttgaaactaatACATGCTGGTAAAATATTGGAGAATAGTAAGACACTTGCTGATTCCAGAATAACCTATGGTGACCTTCCTGCTGGGGTTATAACAATGCATGTACTGGTACAGCCTCCTGCAGCTAAGAAGAAGATGG CAGAATCGGGTATGGCACAACAAGTACTGCTGGACATTTTGGTGGGATAG
- the LOC110634546 gene encoding membrane-anchored ubiquitin-fold protein 3 isoform X3 — MAEGAEQIELKFRIYDGTDIGHSTYASSMTVGTLKQRLVTEWPRDKTVLPKSVNDLKLIHAGKILENSKTLADSRITYGDLPAGVITMHVLVQPPAAKKKMESGMAQQVLLDILVG, encoded by the exons ATGGCTGAAGGAGCAGAGCAAATTGAGCTTAAATTCCGCATTTATGACGGAACAGATATAGGGCATAGTACTTATGCGTCATCAATGACTGTTGGAACTCTGAAGCAAAGGCTAGTTACAGAGTGGCCCCGAG ATAAAACAGTATTACCCAAGtcagtaaatgatttgaaactaatACATGCTGGTAAAATATTGGAGAATAGTAAGACACTTGCTGATTCCAGAATAACCTATGGTGACCTTCCTGCTGGGGTTATAACAATGCATGTACTGGTACAGCCTCCTGCAGCTAAGAAGAAGATGG AATCGGGTATGGCACAACAAGTACTGCTGGACATTTTGGTGGGATAG
- the LOC110634546 gene encoding membrane-anchored ubiquitin-fold protein 3 isoform X1 encodes MAEGAEQIELKFRIYDGTDIGHSTYASSMTVGTLKQRLVTEWPRDKTVLPKSVNDLKLIHAGKILENSKTLADSRITYGDLPAGVITMHVLVQPPAAKKKMDKNPEEMKKQNSCSCVIL; translated from the exons ATGGCTGAAGGAGCAGAGCAAATTGAGCTTAAATTCCGCATTTATGACGGAACAGATATAGGGCATAGTACTTATGCGTCATCAATGACTGTTGGAACTCTGAAGCAAAGGCTAGTTACAGAGTGGCCCCGAG ATAAAACAGTATTACCCAAGtcagtaaatgatttgaaactaatACATGCTGGTAAAATATTGGAGAATAGTAAGACACTTGCTGATTCCAGAATAACCTATGGTGACCTTCCTGCTGGGGTTATAACAATGCATGTACTGGTACAGCCTCCTGCAGCTAAGAAGAAGATGG ACAAAAACCCAGAGGAGATGAAAAAGCAGAATTCATGCTCATGTGTTATCCTTTGA
- the LOC110634576 gene encoding monothiol glutaredoxin-S9, with product MEKVMGLASEKGVVIFSKSSCCMCYAVKILFQGIGVEPLVYEIDQDPEGREMERALMRMGCTAPVPAVFIGGKLMGSTNEIMSLHLSGTLNQMLKPYQALS from the coding sequence ATGGAAAAGGTGATGGGACTGGCCTCAGAGAAGGGGGTTGTGATATTCAGCAAGAGCTCATGTTGCATGTGTTATGCAGTCAAAATACTGTTTCAAGGAATTGGGGTGGAACCTCTGGTTTATGAGATTGACCAAGACCCTGAAGGCAGGGAAATGGAAAGAGCCCTCATGAGGATGGGGTGTACTGCTCCTGTACCAGCTGTGTTCATTGGTGGAAAGCTGATGGGATCTACCAATGAAATCATGTCCCTCCATCTAAGTGGCACACTCAACCAAATGCTCAAGCCATACCAGGCTTTATCTTAA